One window of Bifidobacterium pseudocatenulatum DSM 20438 = JCM 1200 = LMG 10505 genomic DNA carries:
- a CDS encoding EAL domain-containing protein produces MTSKQSKHQAATGSQPKDGIRKPARLTILAIIYALCIAAAIAFHAQEGVQQLMEDPARICIWSLCFLPCLIYHKKRSSYRVAAEHTVLPPLTVILLVTGYFPDVAMFLIIVTIITSIITARSLKIGILRAGTTLAPIPLIKILFANTSHVLSIIISQNSVNAAINPYQFQHWLLPLLIMTVAVPIIRLICDIVTFFFVQIPIRKAMREYSLSHILAMALADLMAIVWIPEILEFANIGSDTATVLSVFMLALIAYSLLLMTVDTMSRLTRSRSALKCIANVSDALPLPNQVPEETVVRRINRGLTRMRCFISNANNLNKRGYSYRYSAPISTGSRQYYLAMERSIWNRPFMSTDETILLTCGEVLTESLRVNKEVTLLRTESETDTLTGALTYRAFIGHLKSLQTENVHNLVAVVYFGVEHLRTVNEHYGRKIGNAVLRSVGMRLSQLLPGNATLSRVNGAEFAMIVTDVTSTSDVEELATRMRNLAVMPVYTEEGEVSVDVSSSISFSNATDGFSVLLADASAHIYESESSNLPVVDGMTSTLAAQNGSGDYFNASDVLRHAIEDNTISVLYQPIFDVNTKRITSLDTIVRVHDAKGRTLAPYFVTAEAHRLNMSVQLTLDVLETCVKDMTAFRKVAPELDIVDICMNGSELGASIFHERLEQLTHEQPQLRFGLQLGSHAIHVVHDEVDDEVAALAALPNVELGLTNAGTTYSEVAAFAHLPLDFARFDKTVVRDFRTPRAKQIMQRTLEISRDNDAFHVVFDGVESLDQVEFIRSIGGTLAEGTLLSNAMSANEFLMRLETMGTSLPEAAPRQAE; encoded by the coding sequence ATGACATCGAAGCAATCAAAGCATCAGGCAGCCACCGGCAGCCAGCCAAAAGACGGCATCAGAAAACCAGCCAGACTCACCATTCTGGCCATCATCTATGCGTTGTGCATTGCGGCCGCAATCGCATTCCATGCACAGGAAGGCGTGCAGCAACTTATGGAAGACCCTGCGCGCATCTGCATATGGTCGCTGTGTTTTCTGCCGTGCCTGATCTACCACAAAAAGCGTTCGTCGTATCGCGTTGCCGCCGAACACACCGTGCTGCCACCGTTGACCGTCATACTGCTGGTAACCGGCTATTTTCCCGACGTGGCCATGTTCCTGATCATCGTTACCATCATCACGTCGATCATCACCGCACGCAGTCTGAAAATCGGCATTCTTCGCGCCGGAACCACGCTTGCGCCAATCCCACTGATCAAAATATTATTTGCGAACACTTCTCACGTACTGTCAATTATCATCAGCCAGAATTCCGTCAATGCTGCGATTAATCCTTATCAATTCCAGCATTGGTTGCTGCCATTACTGATTATGACTGTTGCAGTGCCGATTATTCGATTGATTTGTGATATTGTAACGTTCTTTTTTGTACAAATTCCGATTCGTAAAGCCATGCGCGAGTATTCGCTGTCTCACATTCTTGCCATGGCTTTGGCTGATTTGATGGCGATTGTGTGGATTCCTGAAATTCTGGAGTTCGCCAATATTGGCTCGGATACTGCCACCGTGCTTTCCGTGTTCATGCTGGCGCTGATCGCCTACTCGCTGTTGCTGATGACGGTCGATACGATGAGCCGGCTCACGCGATCCCGAAGTGCGTTGAAATGCATAGCGAATGTAAGCGACGCGCTGCCGTTGCCGAATCAAGTGCCGGAAGAGACCGTCGTAAGACGCATCAATCGTGGCCTCACCCGCATGCGCTGTTTCATCAGCAATGCAAACAATCTTAATAAAAGAGGGTATTCCTACCGCTATTCCGCGCCTATTTCCACCGGCTCGCGACAGTATTATCTCGCGATGGAACGCAGTATTTGGAATCGTCCGTTCATGTCGACCGACGAGACGATATTGCTCACCTGCGGCGAAGTGCTTACCGAATCGTTACGCGTGAACAAGGAAGTGACGCTGCTACGCACCGAATCGGAAACGGATACGCTGACCGGCGCACTCACGTATCGTGCGTTCATCGGACATTTGAAGAGTCTGCAGACCGAGAATGTGCATAATCTGGTTGCCGTGGTGTATTTCGGCGTGGAGCATTTGCGCACCGTCAACGAACATTATGGACGCAAAATCGGCAATGCCGTGCTGCGATCCGTGGGCATGCGTTTAAGCCAGCTGCTGCCGGGAAACGCCACGCTTTCGCGCGTGAACGGCGCAGAATTCGCCATGATCGTAACCGATGTGACGTCAACCAGCGATGTGGAGGAGTTGGCCACACGCATGCGCAATCTTGCCGTCATGCCGGTATACACCGAAGAAGGCGAGGTTTCCGTGGACGTATCGAGCAGCATTTCGTTCTCGAACGCGACAGACGGCTTCTCCGTGCTCCTCGCCGATGCGAGCGCGCACATCTACGAGTCGGAGAGCTCCAATCTGCCCGTAGTCGACGGCATGACGTCCACGCTCGCCGCGCAGAATGGTTCGGGAGACTATTTCAACGCTTCCGACGTGCTTCGCCATGCGATCGAAGACAATACGATTTCCGTGCTCTACCAGCCGATTTTCGATGTGAATACGAAACGTATCACTTCGCTGGATACGATTGTGCGCGTGCATGACGCGAAGGGCCGTACGCTGGCACCGTATTTCGTAACGGCTGAAGCGCATCGTCTCAACATGAGCGTGCAGCTGACGCTCGACGTGCTGGAAACCTGCGTGAAAGACATGACCGCATTCCGCAAGGTGGCACCCGAATTGGATATTGTGGACATTTGCATGAATGGTTCGGAATTAGGTGCGTCCATCTTCCACGAGCGCTTGGAGCAGTTGACTCATGAGCAGCCACAGCTGCGTTTCGGCCTGCAGTTGGGATCGCATGCCATTCATGTGGTGCATGATGAAGTTGATGATGAGGTTGCCGCTCTTGCCGCTTTGCCGAACGTCGAGTTGGGTTTGACCAATGCTGGCACCACGTATTCGGAGGTTGCCGCGTTCGCGCATCTGCCATTGGATTTCGCACGATTCGACAAGACGGTGGTTCGCGATTTCCGTACGCCTCGCGCAAAGCAGATCATGCAGCGCACGCTCGAGATTTCGCGCGATAACGATGCGTTCCATGTGGTGTTCGATGGCGTGGAGTCCCTGGACCAGGTTGAGTTCATCCGTTCCATCGGAGGCACGCTCGCCGAGGGCACGCTGTTGAGCAACGCCATGAGCGCCAACGAGTTCCTCATGCGCCTCGAAACCATGGGCACTTCATTGCCCGAAGCCGCTCCGAGGCAAGCTGAGTAA
- a CDS encoding N-acetylglucosamine-6-phosphate deacetylase has product MAGSESEGMKMEQSRERFANEVDIALAQSARPFAIHNARKVDARGVAEHYWIVSDGSAIIATGNRDDDFAAACASVGLDADAAVGADADSGSVSSAGFGNSMTGSTGSVTDAAGCMMTPGYVDIHAHGSWGSSFDDGVQGIRTARAGHMMHGTTRQVLSLITNPLDVMCANLETVHGMMSARPDILGAHLEGPFLALSRKGAHDPECLKDPLPEYVDRLLQAAGGCLRQITIAPELPHGIDAIRRFVAAGVVPAVGHCDADYATAHKGFDAGAGIMTHMFNAMNGLHHREPGPIPAAVEDPRVTIELINDGFHVQNPMVRLGFGFAPHRTAFVTDAMAATDCPDGHYLLGALDVDVIDGHARLVSNGAIAGSTLTLEKAVQRAVLELGFTPADAVEAATLTPAKAFGFDRANPVTRQPLGLLAPGYAADVLLLDPATWSVTHVWCDARPLR; this is encoded by the coding sequence ATGGCTGGAAGTGAGTCGGAAGGTATGAAGATGGAACAGTCTCGGGAGCGTTTTGCGAATGAGGTGGACATTGCGTTGGCGCAGTCGGCCCGCCCGTTTGCGATTCACAATGCGCGCAAAGTCGATGCGCGAGGTGTTGCGGAACATTATTGGATAGTTTCCGATGGTAGTGCGATTATTGCGACTGGTAATCGGGACGATGATTTTGCTGCGGCTTGCGCAAGCGTCGGTTTGGATGCGGATGCTGCAGTTGGTGCCGATGCTGATTCCGGTTCGGTCAGTTCGGCTGGTTTCGGAAATTCCATGACCGGTTCGACCGGTTCCGTAACCGACGCTGCAGGCTGCATGATGACTCCCGGTTACGTCGACATTCATGCGCACGGTTCGTGGGGGAGCTCCTTCGATGATGGCGTGCAAGGCATACGCACGGCTCGCGCAGGTCATATGATGCACGGCACCACCCGCCAAGTGCTCAGTTTGATCACCAATCCGCTTGACGTGATGTGCGCCAATCTCGAAACCGTGCACGGCATGATGAGCGCCCGCCCTGACATTCTCGGCGCGCATCTGGAAGGACCGTTCCTCGCGTTGTCTCGCAAGGGTGCGCATGATCCGGAATGTTTGAAGGATCCGCTTCCCGAGTATGTTGATCGGCTTTTGCAAGCGGCGGGCGGCTGTCTGCGTCAGATCACCATCGCCCCCGAATTGCCGCACGGCATTGATGCGATTCGTCGTTTCGTGGCGGCAGGAGTGGTTCCTGCGGTAGGACATTGCGATGCCGATTATGCGACCGCTCACAAGGGTTTCGACGCGGGCGCGGGCATTATGACGCACATGTTCAATGCGATGAATGGCTTGCATCATCGCGAGCCTGGTCCAATTCCGGCTGCTGTTGAGGATCCACGCGTCACTATCGAGTTGATCAATGATGGTTTTCATGTGCAGAATCCGATGGTGCGTTTGGGATTTGGTTTCGCACCGCATCGCACGGCATTCGTGACCGATGCCATGGCTGCCACCGATTGCCCGGACGGTCATTATCTGCTGGGCGCGTTGGATGTGGATGTGATCGATGGTCACGCTCGGCTCGTGTCGAATGGTGCGATTGCCGGTTCCACGCTGACGTTGGAAAAGGCTGTTCAGCGTGCGGTGCTCGAATTGGGATTCACGCCCGCCGACGCGGTGGAGGCCGCCACGTTGACTCCGGCCAAAGCATTCGGTTTCGACCGCGCGAACCCGGTCACCAGGCAACCTCTCGGTCTGCTTGCTCCCGGCTACGCTGCCGACGTGCTTCTGCTCGATCCCGCCACCTGGTCCGTCACCCACGTTTGGTGTGACGCTCGCCCTCTCCGCTAA
- a CDS encoding ROK family protein, protein MNARLHHNGRSQGCVGIDIGGTKIEGVLLDATDRVIDVCRMPSHSGESNVVTDIVRVARILSNEALPIGIGIPGQVNCATGQVSNVVNLDIETLELGERVSAIMHAPVHVENDVNAAAVGAAEFVEQVDGNATVVFLNFGTGLAAGLVRGGQAEHGYSGSIGEIGHLPIDPNGFECPCGQRGCLETVASGGAVAKLWPSANPPMPDLIRKARQGDGHANDVLAMVAHAMGDTIQIVAQAYDPQRIIIGGGMAKTGDALIEVIQAELSRRAEGCRFLTTLDIASNIRIAAMDQPIGAIGAALAAKRAQPQS, encoded by the coding sequence GCGTGCTGCTCGACGCAACAGACCGCGTCATCGACGTCTGCCGTATGCCATCGCACTCCGGTGAAAGCAATGTCGTAACCGACATCGTGCGCGTCGCCCGCATACTGTCCAACGAAGCGCTGCCCATCGGCATTGGCATTCCAGGGCAGGTGAACTGCGCGACCGGGCAAGTGAGCAACGTCGTCAATCTTGATATTGAAACGTTGGAACTTGGCGAACGCGTCAGCGCAATCATGCACGCTCCGGTGCACGTGGAAAACGATGTGAACGCGGCTGCGGTCGGAGCCGCGGAATTCGTGGAACAAGTCGACGGCAACGCAACCGTCGTATTCCTCAACTTCGGCACGGGACTGGCCGCAGGACTCGTGCGCGGCGGGCAAGCCGAACACGGGTACAGCGGATCCATCGGCGAAATCGGGCACCTACCCATCGACCCCAACGGATTCGAATGCCCATGCGGGCAGCGTGGATGCTTGGAAACCGTGGCATCCGGCGGGGCCGTGGCAAAACTTTGGCCCTCCGCAAACCCGCCCATGCCTGATCTCATCCGCAAAGCGCGGCAAGGAGACGGGCATGCCAACGACGTGCTCGCCATGGTGGCCCACGCCATGGGCGACACCATCCAAATCGTCGCGCAAGCCTACGATCCGCAACGCATCATCATTGGCGGAGGCATGGCGAAAACCGGTGACGCACTCATCGAAGTCATCCAAGCCGAACTGAGCCGCAGAGCCGAAGGATGCCGATTCCTGACCACACTCGACATCGCATCGAACATCAGAATCGCAGCCATGGACCAACCAATCGGCGCAATCGGCGCGGCGCTCGCGGCAAAACGAGCGCAACCGCAATCGTGA
- the nagB gene encoding glucosamine-6-phosphate deaminase, with product MTEVIIVKNEREAGDIYGRSVADLIKTKPNAVLGLATGSSPLAAYQSLARIVHGEHIDVSQVRGFALDEYLGLPLDHPQSYHSTIHRTVVEPLGLNPDLVHVPGDVLDGAPLSDGERIEAAGPAYDKAIEEVGGIDVQILGIGTDGHVGFNEPGSSLASGTRVKTLVEQTRIDNARFFDDDIDKVPTHCITQGIGTILKARHLVLLAFGSGKAEAVAETVEGGVSAFCPASALQMHPHATIIVDEEAASRLRHKDYYRYAYAHKPAWQHI from the coding sequence ATGACCGAAGTCATCATCGTGAAAAACGAGCGCGAAGCGGGCGATATTTACGGCCGTTCAGTTGCCGATCTCATCAAAACCAAGCCGAATGCGGTATTGGGTCTGGCAACCGGATCCAGTCCGCTTGCAGCATACCAGTCGCTCGCACGCATTGTGCACGGCGAGCATATTGACGTATCGCAGGTGCGTGGTTTCGCATTGGACGAATATTTGGGATTGCCGCTTGATCACCCGCAGTCATATCATTCCACCATTCACCGCACTGTTGTGGAACCGCTTGGACTGAACCCTGATTTGGTGCACGTGCCTGGTGACGTGCTTGACGGGGCGCCGCTGAGCGACGGCGAACGCATTGAGGCTGCCGGCCCTGCCTACGATAAGGCAATCGAAGAGGTCGGTGGCATAGATGTGCAGATTCTGGGCATTGGCACGGATGGGCATGTGGGCTTCAATGAGCCGGGATCGTCGCTTGCTTCCGGCACACGCGTCAAAACGTTGGTTGAGCAGACGCGCATTGACAACGCCCGATTCTTTGACGATGACATCGACAAGGTGCCTACGCATTGCATCACGCAGGGTATCGGCACAATTCTCAAAGCCCGTCATTTGGTGCTGCTTGCCTTCGGATCGGGCAAGGCCGAGGCTGTGGCCGAAACGGTGGAGGGCGGTGTGAGTGCGTTCTGCCCGGCATCCGCGCTGCAAATGCATCCGCACGCCACCATCATTGTGGACGAGGAGGCTGCGAGCCGCCTGCGTCACAAGGACTACTACCGTTACGCCTACGCCCACAAGCCCGCCTGGCAGCACATCTGA
- a CDS encoding beta-N-acetylhexosaminidase, translating to MASENTRKWAIIPEPNSMTVGEGTVLLPYAGRVNESIAIGDGDFLLAHQLVADIRSATGTDWDIATGDMWSGFIRLRIADSWDFDSQDGGTAGAYTLTINTDGITITGCDFEGVRNGVQTLRQLIRQNGGVLPELQIADAPACQIRGYYLDATRGRVPTLAWLKQWADKLCLYKYNQLQLYIEHTFAFDGMSETWRGSSPLTPADTLEFDQYCANLGIELVPSVSTFGHQYVAMRTQELRELGEFPEDADRPFSFIERMRHHTLNVADDRAFAFSAQLVDSYLQLFRSKRFNICADETFDLGKGKSKQEAQRVGVAALYATYVGKLCEHLSKQGREPMFWGDIAVEMPEILETLPNNVTLLNWQYEPEATDEKIQLMAQAGAKQIVCPAVWGWNALLPRIDDAWNNISRIARYGIDCGAEGMLVTDWGDFGHINDPRMAVPGMIFGAHYAWNPAEDSAGKTDGNTAENSAGDSAENDLLERISRVEYGDCSARFVTLLRNASAQAVFTWRELVEYLELDDGTGNCNTDVAQTIPCLTDRLANPGNALTLREARDRMMRNMATTIERIPQANRKLQQCMVEIAPIMAHIGKPGIAAAVRIAMEGQLLLNRVGFALAEAHDVRDAHDAGDWRPSDYRALARELECWCEAYAKEWNVTSQPSELHRIQETVWKAADELRRISR from the coding sequence ATGGCAAGCGAGAACACCCGCAAATGGGCGATCATTCCCGAACCGAACAGCATGACGGTCGGCGAAGGCACGGTGCTGTTGCCCTATGCGGGGCGCGTGAACGAATCCATTGCGATTGGCGATGGCGATTTCCTGCTTGCGCATCAGCTTGTTGCCGACATACGTTCCGCGACAGGCACTGATTGGGATATTGCGACGGGCGATATGTGGTCGGGTTTCATCAGATTGCGTATTGCGGATTCGTGGGATTTCGATTCGCAGGATGGCGGTACCGCCGGCGCATACACGCTGACTATCAACACTGACGGCATTACGATTACCGGTTGCGATTTCGAGGGCGTGCGCAACGGCGTGCAGACACTGCGCCAACTCATACGGCAAAACGGTGGCGTACTGCCGGAACTGCAGATTGCAGATGCCCCCGCATGCCAAATCAGGGGATATTATTTGGACGCGACGCGCGGCCGAGTGCCAACGCTCGCATGGCTCAAACAGTGGGCAGACAAACTCTGCCTCTACAAATACAACCAACTGCAGCTGTACATCGAGCATACGTTCGCATTCGACGGTATGAGCGAAACATGGCGCGGATCAAGCCCGCTCACGCCGGCAGACACACTCGAATTCGACCAATACTGCGCGAACCTTGGCATCGAACTCGTGCCGTCAGTCTCCACATTCGGACACCAATATGTGGCCATGCGCACGCAGGAACTGCGCGAACTCGGCGAATTCCCCGAAGACGCAGACCGGCCGTTCAGCTTCATCGAACGCATGAGGCACCACACACTCAACGTCGCCGACGATCGAGCCTTCGCATTCTCTGCGCAACTGGTCGACTCGTATCTGCAACTTTTCCGTTCGAAGCGATTCAACATCTGCGCCGACGAAACCTTCGACCTCGGCAAAGGCAAGTCGAAGCAGGAAGCGCAACGCGTGGGCGTCGCAGCGCTGTACGCAACATACGTGGGCAAACTCTGCGAACACCTGTCTAAGCAGGGCCGCGAACCCATGTTCTGGGGAGATATCGCCGTCGAAATGCCGGAAATCCTCGAAACCCTGCCGAACAATGTCACACTGCTGAACTGGCAGTACGAACCGGAAGCGACCGACGAAAAAATCCAACTCATGGCGCAAGCCGGAGCCAAACAAATCGTATGCCCGGCCGTATGGGGGTGGAATGCGCTGCTGCCGCGCATCGACGATGCGTGGAACAACATTTCACGCATCGCGCGCTACGGCATCGACTGCGGTGCGGAAGGCATGCTCGTCACCGATTGGGGCGATTTTGGGCATATCAACGATCCGCGCATGGCGGTTCCCGGCATGATATTCGGTGCGCACTATGCGTGGAATCCCGCAGAAGATAGTGCTGGAAAGACTGACGGAAATACCGCTGAAAACAGTGCTGGAGATAGTGCTGAAAACGACTTGCTTGAGCGTATTTCGCGCGTCGAATATGGCGATTGCAGCGCTCGTTTCGTCACATTGCTTCGTAACGCTTCCGCGCAAGCCGTATTCACTTGGCGTGAGCTTGTGGAATATCTCGAATTGGATGACGGCACGGGAAACTGCAATACCGATGTTGCGCAAACTATCCCATGCTTGACCGATCGTCTTGCCAATCCGGGAAACGCATTGACTTTGCGTGAGGCGCGCGATCGCATGATGCGCAATATGGCAACGACAATCGAACGAATTCCGCAAGCCAATCGTAAGCTGCAGCAATGCATGGTTGAAATTGCGCCGATTATGGCGCATATAGGAAAGCCGGGCATTGCAGCTGCCGTACGTATCGCCATGGAAGGGCAGCTGCTGCTCAATCGAGTGGGATTCGCGCTCGCCGAAGCGCATGACGTGCGTGATGCGCATGACGCTGGCGATTGGCGGCCTTCCGATTATCGTGCGCTGGCACGCGAGCTCGAATGCTGGTGCGAGGCCTATGCGAAGGAATGGAACGTGACAAGCCAACCGTCGGAACTGCATCGCATTCAGGAAACCGTGTGGAAAGCAGCCGACGAGCTTCGACGAATCAGCAGATAA
- a CDS encoding LacI family DNA-binding transcriptional regulator, which translates to MATIREIAKRVGFSQATVSRVLKDDPTFSVKDSTREKILNASLEMGYKNVPQYQRITIPQDVAILDNVVPDKGLQDAYFDELREVLVKHAEEQRMNVTMHEDVDSLIADADKYAGFISIGPSPLDHKTLHRLHKKLPHGVFIDINPAPTLFDSVQPDLEQTILDAIDALMGSGCSRIGFIGGLGNIMGKHEYPEDIRTFAFRNWALRLGLDAQGLVYADGPFTVENGRLQGRQLVQDHADDLPDAVIIAADPLAAGVLQAFATENVMVPRDIKVISINNQEIAKYTSPALSSYDISQDELAKAAVLMLAEALTADRKISQHMRISTSLVARDSFTPQD; encoded by the coding sequence ATGGCCACTATCAGAGAGATAGCGAAACGGGTAGGTTTCTCCCAAGCCACTGTTTCCAGGGTTTTGAAGGACGATCCCACTTTTTCGGTGAAGGATTCCACCCGCGAGAAGATTCTAAACGCCAGTCTGGAAATGGGATACAAGAACGTACCGCAATACCAGCGCATCACCATTCCGCAGGATGTTGCGATTCTCGACAATGTCGTACCCGACAAGGGCTTGCAGGACGCGTATTTCGACGAGCTGCGCGAAGTGCTCGTCAAGCATGCCGAAGAGCAGCGCATGAACGTGACCATGCACGAGGACGTGGATTCGCTGATCGCCGATGCCGATAAATACGCGGGATTTATTTCGATCGGCCCGTCCCCACTAGATCACAAGACGCTTCACCGCTTGCATAAGAAGCTTCCCCACGGCGTATTCATCGACATCAATCCTGCGCCGACATTGTTCGATTCGGTACAGCCGGATTTGGAACAAACCATATTGGATGCGATCGACGCGCTTATGGGGTCGGGTTGCTCTCGGATCGGCTTCATTGGCGGCTTGGGCAACATTATGGGCAAGCATGAATATCCGGAAGATATTCGTACGTTCGCATTCCGCAATTGGGCGTTGCGCTTGGGATTGGATGCGCAAGGATTGGTGTATGCGGACGGCCCGTTCACTGTGGAAAACGGCCGTTTGCAGGGGCGTCAGTTGGTGCAGGATCATGCGGACGATCTGCCCGACGCAGTGATCATCGCAGCCGATCCGTTGGCGGCTGGCGTACTGCAGGCATTTGCCACCGAAAATGTGATGGTGCCGCGAGATATCAAAGTAATCAGCATCAACAATCAGGAGATCGCAAAATACACGTCTCCCGCATTGTCGTCGTACGACATTAGCCAGGACGAGCTTGCGAAAGCCGCGGTGCTTATGCTTGCCGAAGCGCTGACCGCCGACCGCAAAATCAGCCAGCATATGCGGATCTCCACCAGTCTCGTCGCACGCGACAGCTTCACCCCGCAAGACTAA